A genomic window from Exiguobacterium acetylicum DSM 20416 includes:
- the hpt gene encoding hypoxanthine phosphoribosyltransferase gives MTLMNDMEKVLISEEEIQNKVGELAGELTADYHDRFPLLVCVLKGAMPFMSDLVKKMDMHLEMDFMDVSTYHGGTTSTGEVKIEKDLNTSVEGRDILIVEDIIDSGLTLGYLVDLFKYRKAKSVKIVTLLDKPTGRKNDLHADYSGFVIPHEFVVGYGLDYEEKYRNLPYVGVLKPAVYGG, from the coding sequence ATGACCTTGATGAACGATATGGAAAAAGTACTGATTTCAGAAGAAGAGATCCAAAATAAAGTGGGCGAACTCGCCGGCGAATTGACAGCGGATTATCACGATCGTTTTCCGTTGCTTGTGTGTGTCTTAAAAGGCGCAATGCCGTTCATGTCTGATCTTGTCAAAAAGATGGATATGCACCTTGAAATGGACTTCATGGACGTTTCAACATATCACGGTGGGACAACATCAACAGGTGAAGTCAAGATTGAAAAAGATTTGAACACATCGGTAGAAGGACGCGACATCTTGATTGTCGAAGATATCATCGACAGCGGATTGACGCTTGGTTACCTCGTTGACCTCTTCAAGTACCGGAAAGCGAAGTCCGTTAAAATCGTGACGTTGCTCGACAAACCAACAGGACGGAAGAATGACTTGCACGCAGATTACAGCGGCTTCGTCATTCCACACGAATTCGTCGTCGGTTATGGTCTGGATTACGAAGAGAAATACCGTAACCTTCCGTATGTAGGTGTCTTGAAACCTGCAGTCTACGGCGGCTAA
- the tilS gene encoding tRNA lysidine(34) synthetase TilS: MEGVPFEPLLVGVSGGCDSMVLVDRLYREGYDIAIAHVHHGLREASDEEARFIKEWATSRKITFFMTRLEWTRRTSSQAACREERYAFFERIMEETGRSRLILAHHQDDQIETLLIQLIRGEAQVDGIPVVRPFGNGWLHRPLLHESKQALLEYALQHEVPWREDASNAETTYLRNQIRHMIVPPLREIRPEFEQATAAAAHARQQIMREQVTFVATYLDRCKEANGIPVARILELPTDLQRLVLPTLTGETFSSETIRHFITWLRVDKGSDEVYYGNWRMRRAYGFLMQDRVIRSMNDDLPFQVGENLGTYHYGEQMVRFSIGNQGIPLDAIAFPLTVRPPCPGDRIQLAVGSKKVSRILIDAKVPRYLREQVPIVVDANGVILAVIGHRIAIFGSFELLAKSYLMIEW, translated from the coding sequence ATGGAAGGTGTGCCGTTCGAACCGCTCCTAGTCGGAGTGTCGGGAGGGTGTGACTCGATGGTACTCGTCGATCGGTTGTATCGAGAAGGTTATGACATTGCAATTGCACATGTGCATCATGGATTACGAGAGGCATCCGACGAAGAAGCGCGCTTTATTAAGGAATGGGCAACGTCCCGAAAGATAACCTTTTTCATGACGCGTTTAGAATGGACACGACGTACGAGCTCTCAAGCGGCTTGTCGTGAAGAGAGATATGCGTTTTTTGAACGAATCATGGAAGAGACCGGACGCTCACGTCTGATTCTCGCTCATCATCAAGACGATCAAATCGAGACGCTACTCATTCAGCTCATTCGTGGGGAAGCGCAAGTTGATGGTATTCCCGTCGTTCGTCCGTTTGGTAACGGTTGGCTGCATCGCCCGTTACTACATGAATCGAAGCAGGCTTTGCTCGAGTATGCGTTGCAACATGAAGTTCCGTGGCGAGAAGATGCGTCAAATGCAGAAACTACTTATTTGCGCAATCAAATCCGACATATGATTGTTCCGCCACTCCGAGAAATTCGTCCGGAGTTTGAACAAGCAACAGCAGCTGCAGCACATGCGCGACAGCAAATCATGCGTGAGCAGGTGACATTCGTCGCGACGTATCTCGACCGATGTAAGGAAGCGAATGGAATTCCGGTAGCACGTATTTTAGAATTACCGACGGATTTACAGCGGCTTGTCTTGCCGACGCTAACGGGAGAAACGTTTTCTTCAGAAACGATTCGTCACTTCATCACGTGGCTTCGGGTGGATAAGGGCTCGGACGAAGTGTATTATGGAAACTGGAGGATGCGACGTGCATATGGCTTTTTGATGCAGGATCGTGTGATACGGTCAATGAATGACGATTTACCGTTTCAAGTAGGGGAGAATTTGGGAACGTATCATTATGGTGAACAAATGGTTCGCTTCTCAATCGGAAACCAAGGTATCCCGCTGGACGCGATTGCGTTCCCGTTGACGGTGCGCCCGCCATGTCCGGGAGATCGAATCCAGCTTGCTGTGGGTTCGAAAAAAGTCAGTCGAATTCTGATTGATGCTAAGGTTCCGCGTTATCTCCGGGAACAGGTTCCGATCGTCGTCGATGCAAATGGAGTGATTTTAGCCGTCATTGGACATCGAATTGCAATATTCGGGTCATTTGAACTCCTCGCAAAATCTTATTTAATGATAGAATGGTAA